The sequence AGAAGGATTAAAGTCGGAAGAAGCGGCGCAGTTCGTCCCCGCCGGGCAATCGGTCTCGATGTTCAGGGTCCAGCCGGTATCAAGTGAGCTGGCTCCCGCGTTGAATTGCGTTATCGCATACAGGTTCCAATCCCCGTTGCCGTCAATTCCGTTGAAGACAGAAGCCAGCGTAGCGCTTCCATCAGGAACTGGCTCGGTATAAGGGCCAGCTACGCCGGAGAATGTAGGCGCCGTTCCGGATACGCTTTTCTTATTGCTTGTAGGCCGGTAGAGTCCAGCCGCGAAATTAGGGGTAGCAAACGAAAACGCCGGCAACTGCGCAGAGACCGCGTCATCCAGCGTGATGAACGGCACGTTTGCTGATGAGCTTGTGCATCCGCCTGATTCGGACTCGAGCACTAGATTCTGTCCCTGCGGACCTACCAGCAGGAACGCTGGGTCTGCCTGGCATACGCTGGTAAAACTGTTTAAGGTCACGGTCACTTTTGTCACATGCCCAGGCAGGCCGGCGACCGTGATCTTCGATGGATAATTTGCTCCATGGCCGCTGTTGGGAATTGCGATTGCCGTGGAATTAGTAAAGGCGAACTGCGGCGTAATGTTCAGGCTCCAGCCACCGGTAAATTTGCCGCTATCAACCCCCGGCCCGAGTTGCGGTTGATAGAGCACATAAAGGTTCCAGGTTCCATTCGGGTCGGTTCCATTAAAGACATTGGCGAAAGTCGCCGTACCGTCATTGGCAACTAATTGCGTTGCGGTATAGGTGGGGCCTCCAGGCGCCGGGGCTTGGAAAATTGGCTGGGTTGAAAAAGCCGAGACCACATAGCTTGATGGCCTGTAAGTCCCCGAGTTGAGGGGGTTGGGAAATTGCGGCAGTGGTGTGGCCGCCGAATCGTCGAGTGTCAATGTGACATTGTTAGTTGCCGCCGAACATGGGCCAACCAGCGAATAGGGGATCACAAATTGGCCATGGGGCCCTTGCAGTAAAAGCGCCAGGTCTGCAGCACAGTTAGTATCAGAATATCCGCTCAAGGTCAGCGTCAGTTTGCCAATGGTCCCCGTCATGCCCGAGACCGTAATGGGTGAGGGATAAAGAGATGTAGTTGCTGTCGTTCCATTGGTACTGAAGTTGACCTGCGTAGGATTAGAAAACGTTCTGCTAGCCGCGGGGCACGGCGGTCTTACGGAGACGACCGCACTGCCCTGAATGGAACTTGTGACCGTATCGGTGGCTGTTACAGTTTGGCTGCCGATGGAGTTCAGGGTGATGCTGAAGTTGTGCGCTCCGTTGTCGCCAGTTACAAAAGTGTAATCGGCCGGCAGGACTGCGCCGCCATCCGAACTGGTAAAGTGCACCGTGCCGGTATAAGCCGTACCCGAAGTCGTGGCTTGATTGTCAAATTGATCCAGCGCCGTTACCGTGATGTTAAACGGCAAGCCTACGAATGCGCCGGGAGGCGCACTCACACTGAAGTGGTGGGCGGGGCCGGGATTGACCGTAATGCCGTTGGAAGTGCCTGTGATGGAGCTGCTGAGAGTGTCCGTAGCCGTGACCGTCTCAGTGCCTGCAGTTCTCAGAATCACGCCGGTGAAGGTGCGCGCCCCGCTCACAAGTGTGTTGTTGCCCGGCAGGGTCGCGCTAGGGTCCGTGACGCTGGTAAGGTGCACCGTCCCGCCATAACTTGGTGTGGTGTTTCCAAACGCATCTTTGGCGGTGACAGTAACATTAAAGCTCGCCCCCGCAGTGACCGGGTTTGCCGATGGAACCACCGTGAATGTTGATGTTGCCGCCGGACTTACGTTGATAAACGCAGTGCCACTGGAACTGACGCCGCTGGCGTTTGCAGTGAGGCTCCGAGAACCTGCCGTCCGCAAGGTTATGCTGAAAACGCGTGAACCGTTAATCAAAGTATTGCTGGGCAGCGTCGCCGCTCCATCGCTGCTGGTAAAGCTGACCGTGTTGCCAAAGCCAGTGGCAACATTCCCGAATTGGTCAAACGCCGTAACCGTTACGTTAAATGCAACCCCTGCCGTGGCGCTTCCGGGTACGCCGCTCAGTACCAGATGGGTCGCCGCCGCCGGGTTCACGGTCACCGATCCGGTCATGAAACCGCAGTGCGGATCGCAATAATAGTTGTAAGTACCGGCGGCGGTGAACGTATGTCCAAAGGTGCCACTGGTCTTGGTGGCGCCTGAGTTGAATATGAAGTCTGGACTGCAGCTTGAACCCGAAACTACGTTATGGGCAAGAGAAGTAGTACCGCCGCCCGCCCACGACCACGTGACGGTTTGTCCGGCGGTGATGGTGATCGCATTCGAACTGAAGAAGCTGTCGTTCACAGTGACCGTCTGCCCTACCGCCGCCAGCGGCAGCAGGCAGAACAGGAAACCTATCGCGACACCTTGCCTTAAAGTCCACCCTTGGTAAGCAATGCCCTGCCGCTTGCGGCGCAGGGTGGGAGCCCCGGCTTTTAAGCCGGGGGAAGAGGTAAAAACCTGTCGGGCTTTAGCCCCGGCGTTTGGGAATAAGACATTCGTTATGCGTAGAAAGAAGCAGAGAACCGGCGCAAACCAGCGCCCTGTGAGCAAGCGCATTGACCCTGGGAAGGCAGTCACGAGCTCTTCGTCCTCCGTAATGGGGAAGTACAAACGATGTTCGGGGAGGTCATTAAGTCTACCCCCTTTGTCCCAAAACGGCAAGAAAATCCCAAAAATGGCAA comes from Terriglobales bacterium and encodes:
- a CDS encoding Ig-like domain repeat protein, with the translated sequence MRLLTGRWFAPVLCFFLRITNVLFPNAGAKARQVFTSSPGLKAGAPTLRRKRQGIAYQGWTLRQGVAIGFLFCLLPLAAVGQTVTVNDSFFSSNAITITAGQTVTWSWAGGGTTSLAHNVVSGSSCSPDFIFNSGATKTSGTFGHTFTAAGTYNYYCDPHCGFMTGSVTVNPAAATHLVLSGVPGSATAGVAFNVTVTAFDQFGNVATGFGNTVSFTSSDGAATLPSNTLINGSRVFSITLRTAGSRSLTANASGVSSSGTAFINVSPAATSTFTVVPSANPVTAGASFNVTVTAKDAFGNTTPSYGGTVHLTSVTDPSATLPGNNTLVSGARTFTGVILRTAGTETVTATDTLSSSITGTSNGITVNPGPAHHFSVSAPPGAFVGLPFNITVTALDQFDNQATTSGTAYTGTVHFTSSDGGAVLPADYTFVTGDNGAHNFSITLNSIGSQTVTATDTVTSSIQGSAVVSVRPPCPAASRTFSNPTQVNFSTNGTTATTSLYPSPITVSGMTGTIGKLTLTLSGYSDTNCAADLALLLQGPHGQFVIPYSLVGPCSAATNNVTLTLDDSAATPLPQFPNPLNSGTYRPSSYVVSAFSTQPIFQAPAPGGPTYTATQLVANDGTATFANVFNGTDPNGTWNLYVLYQPQLGPGVDSGKFTGGWSLNITPQFAFTNSTAIAIPNSGHGANYPSKITVAGLPGHVTKVTVTLNSFTSVCQADPAFLLVGPQGQNLVLESESGGCTSSSANVPFITLDDAVSAQLPAFSFATPNFAAGLYRPTSNKKSVSGTAPTFSGVAGPYTEPVPDGSATLASVFNGIDGNGDWNLYAITQFNAGASSLDTGWTLNIETDCPAGTNCAASSDFNPSVFGQPVIITGAVSSGSGTPFSPPPLNFLDGISNFGIRNLDGSGQTTETDSTFSIGSHPITVNYPGNITFASCTSAVLNQVVDKADTTTIVTNPMNPSVFGQLVTFTATVNVNSPGAGTPTGTVNFFDGVTPLGPGTLSGGVATLSTAGLAVGSHSITAVYGGDATFNGSTSGVFTQTVNQGGTITTVGTSGTPSIFGTSVTFTANVSVNSPGAGTPTGTVTFNDNGVPIGGGTVALSGTTATFPTSALSVGSHPITATYNGDTDFSGSTSGPIDQNVNKGTTTSSVATNGSPSIFGNSVTFTATIVVATGAGTPTGTVTFMDGVSTLGTGALNGAGHATFSTAALAVGAHSITAVYAGDGSFVGSTSGSITQNVSQGTTTTGVGTSGSPSILGTSVTFTATITVATGAGTPTGTVTFKDGAATLGTGAVSGGTATFSTSNLSVASHSITAVYGGDGNFTGSTSASITQMVSKGTPTVSLGSSANPSLLGNSVTFTATLGQLGGVFPTGSVLFLDGAAKLGSGTLNGSGVATFSTSALALGSHPMTASYAGDSSFLGNTSPVVPQQVNPKTSTTTVVVSSLNPSSFRQYVTLTATVTSTGTPTGTVTFWDGARQMGTAPLNGGGIATYTTNQWTIGNHQVTAAYGGDFNFAISNSTVLVQRRSPKPH